A segment of the Cloacibacillus sp. genome:
GGGCAGTTCACCCGCCATGTTATTTTTTCGCCTCTTCCACCAGCTTCATGACGGCGGCCTTTGTCGTGCCGCCCTGTATCTGGCCCGTAAGTTTACCCTCTCTGTTGATGACGAAGGTGCTCGGGATATAGCGGATGCCGAAATACTCCGCAAGCTCCTGATCGCTGTCGAGCAGCACCGTCATCGTGTAGCCGGTCTCCTTGATAAAATTCTCGACCTTCGACTTCGTCTCGCGGCGGCCGTCCGTCATATTGACGGCCAGCAGCACGGCGTCGCCGGATTTTTTAAACTCCTTGCTCATCTCGTTAAACTCCGGCATCTCATTGCGGCAGGGAGGGCACCAGCTGGCCCAGAAATTGAGCACTACGACCTTGCCCTTGAACTGATTCAAGGAGACATTTTTGCCGGAAAGATCCTTCAGCGTGAAATTCTCTACCTGCGAGCCGTTGCCGAGGGCAAAGGCCGAGGTGGCGAATACAGAGGCGACTGTCAGCGCGAGAAACAGAAGCAGAAATTTTTTGTACATTACAACCATCTCCGTTTTTCATTTTTTGTGGAGCCATTATATAACATATATGTATTTTTTAAAAGTACAGATATCATATTATTAAAATTTTCTCCTTTTATTTTTGCTTATTGACATTGGAGTACAAAAAATGCTACATTTATAAAAATTGTTTTGCTTTTATCTTGGTTGGGGGGAATAGTATTGCCGTTCTACAAAATCAAATCGAAGTCACGCTCCTGGGATGGAGAGCCGGTCGGAATTTTAATTTTGGACGCGGCCTATCCCTGTGTCCCAGGAAATGTCGGCAACGCCACGACATTTCCGTTCCCGGTACGCTACCATGAGGTGCGCGGCGCCTCTATCGACCGTCTCTTGAACCAACGCGACCCGGCGCTGCTCGCACCCTTCATAGAGGGCGCGCAGAAGCTGGAGGCCGAGGGCGTGCGCGCGGTCACGGGAGCCTGCGGTTTTATGGCGCTCTTCCAGCAGGAGATCGCCGACGCCGTCGACATTCCCGTCTTTATGTCCAGTATGCTGCAGGTACCTTTCATTGTGCGTACCCTCAAGAGGGGTAAGAAGGTGGGCATCATCTCCGCCAACGCCTCCGTCATGACCGAACAGCATCTGCGCAACGTCGGCATCACCACGGATATGCCGGTCGTCCTCTACGGCATGGAGGGCAAGGATGAATTCCGCTCTTCCGTCCTTGAGGAGAAGGGGACGATGGACACCGACATCATCGAACGAGAGATACTCGAGGTCTGCGACAAAATGCTCGCGGAAAACCCCGAGGTCGCCGCGATACAGCTTGAATGCAGCGACCTGCCTCCCTTCGCCGCCGCCGTCCACCGCCACACGGGGCTGCCGGTCTTCGACTTCATAACGATGATACGGCACTTCGAAAGCGCGCTGAATCCAACGGAATACAGGGGAGCGCAATACCGTATGTAAAATCAAGGCCGCCCCGGTGGAAAGATTTTCCCGGGGCGGCCTCTTAGATGTGTGGTCTTCTATCCGTTCTGCCTCGCAGCAAGGTTTTTCGACTTCTTAATTAATATGACAAAAATCGTCACAGGGCGTGCTGACGTACTTATAACCGCCGCCCCTTATTCCTGCTTCTCGGCCGCCTGTAAGCATCCCCTGCCGAGGAATATCAGGCTCATACCGCCAAATATGAAGTCTACCCCGAGGACTACGCCGATCATCGCGATGCCGGTGACCATGTTCTGCCACATAAGCCAGGCAAGCACGAGGGCGAGGATGCCGGAGACCAGTGTCCAGACCGCGCCGTCGATGTGGCGGATGTTCCAGTATTGTATGATCTTCGTCACGCCGTCAACGAGGAAATAGGCGGAGAGGAGTATCGAAAGCGTCAGAACGCCCGCGAGCAGCTTCGTGATGAAGAGGAAGCCCGCGACGAAGGCGCAGAGGGAGCTGAATACCTCCCACCAACCGCCGGTCTTGTCCTTAAAGGCCTTATATGCGCCGTAGGCCTGGGCGCATCCCGCGATTACCAGGATCCATCCGACGAGCATCTCTATCGCGAATGAGGCGACGAGAGGCATCCAGAGGGCGATAAACCCCGTGAGGAGCATCAGCGCCCCCGTCCAGTAGAACCTTGTCTTATTTTTTAAAAGATATTCTTTCGTCATTTTTTCGGAAAACAGCATCTTGTTCATCCACCTTTGTCTTCTGATCTCAATTATTCTTTTACCCATTCCGACATTTCTTTAAAACGAAGGGCGGCCGCCCATAACGCCGTGGATAGCCCTAATATTATGATAACGGTCAGCGTGCGCATCTCATTCACTCCCTGTCTTTTCTTTCACACCGCCTCGCTTCCTTTGCACGGACCATATTAGTTGACGGCAGATGTAAAGAGCACAGCAGTATTACCGCATTTAGGCTAGGTAGTTTTAATTATTGAGCTTTTTTATTGATAAGAAATGGTTTTATTCTATTATTTTACAAATAGAATAGTTAGTATGTGATGTATTATTAATAACAGAGGTAATTTGTTAAAAAATCTCAGGCGTATTCTCCCGTGGGGTAAAGTTTCGCGCGCTCCTCGCCGCGCAGGACGCGCAGCGCGCCGGCGGCGAGCGATTCCAGTTCGTTTTCCCCCGGAAGTACGATGATGTCGCCAAGAAACTTTACCTTCCTGCCGACCAGCTCCATCAGCGCGTCCGAGTGAGCCATGCCGCCGGTGAGAATGACCGCGTCGATCTCTCCGTCAAGCGCCGCCGCGAGTTCGCCGATCCCCTTCGCGATCTGGTAGACATATGCATCAAGTATCAGCCTAGCGCGCGCGTCGTCCTCCGCCATCTTGAAGACCTCGCGGATATCGCGGGTCCCAAGGTAAGAGACGATGCCCCAGCCGGAGAGCAGCTTTCGGCGCAGCTCATCCCGCGTGTACATCCCGCTGAAGCAGAGCTCGACCACCGCGTCCACTGGCAGCCCGCCGGCGCGCTCCGCTGAGAAGGGGCCGTCCGCCTTCGCGCCGATTACGTCGACGATCCGCCCCCGGTCATGCGCCCCCATCGTCACCCCTGTGCCGAGGTGGGCGATGACAAAGCGGCATTCCTCATACCGTTTGCGCAGAGACGCCGCGGCCCTGCACCCCATCGCCTTCTGGTTGAGCGCGTGCACGAGGCTGCCGCGCGCGATCTCGGGAGCGCCGGAAACACGGGCGATATCCGAGAGTTCGTCGACCGACACGGGATCGACGATATATGCGGGACAGTTTGAAAGCTTTGAGAAGCGCTCCGCGATGAAGGCGCCGAGGTTTGAGGCATGATCGCCGCGCGGAGCCTCCCGCAGATAGTCCTTCATCACCGCGTTCACAAGATATGTACCGGAGGGCATCGGCGCGAGCAGGCCGCCGCGTCCCACCACGGCGTCGAAAGAATCTTCTTCGAAACCGGCCTCGGAGAGCGCCCGCGATGTCAGCGCGCATCTCATATCCAGCTGGTCAAGCACGGCGGTGAAGGCCGACCTCTTGGCGTCCGTCAGAGCTATATTTTTCTCAAATAATGGACGCTCCTCCTCAAAGACCGCGATCTTCGTCGAAGTGGAGCCGGGATTCACCGCCAGGATCTTCATACCGCCGCTACCGTCCCCCCGAAACGAGGCAGGAGAGCGCGATGCCGTAGAACTTCGTCTCCGGATCGTCTGTACGCGAGACAAGCACGATCGGCACCATCGCGCCGAGCACCACGCCGGCGAACTTCGCCTTGCAGTAGTGCACGAGCGTTTTACAGTGGACGTTGCCGCACTCCAGATTCGGAGCGAGAGTAAGATCCACCTTCCCCGCTATGACGCTGTTTATCCCCTTATGCTCCGCGGCCTCCTTTGAAGCCACGACGTCGATCACCATCGGCCCCTCGACGGTGCAGGTGCAGGGCAGCTCGTCAAACTCTCCCTCGCGCCAGGCGGCGACGAGGGCGGCGGCCTCCACCGTGGATGGGATGTGCGGGTCCACACGTTCGTTGGCCGCGATGCAGGCGACGTTGACATGTTCGTAGCCCAGAGCGTGGATCGCCCTTAAGGCGTTTCTCAGAATATGCTTCTTCTGGTCCAGCGTCGGCGCCACGATAAAGGCCGTGTCGGTGCAGAAGGAGAGATGGTGCTCTCCGGGGATTTCCATCACCGCGAGATGGCTCAAAAGATGTCCCGCGCGCAGCCCCTGTTCACGGTCCAGCACGGCGCGCATGAAATCCGAGGTGTTGACGAGCCCCTTCATCAGCGCGTCGCCGCTGCCCTCGCGGACGAGGGCAACCGCCTTTTTGGCCGCCTCCACGGGGTCTCCGGCATGAACGGTCTCCGATTTATCCGCGATGCCGAACTCCTCCACGAGCGGCGCGATGACCCGCTCGTCGCCGGTGAATATGGCATGCCCCAGCCCCTTGTCGAAGGCCAGCTTCACCGCTTCGATAGTCTCCCTGTCCGCCGCCGCGGCGACCAGGCTGCTTCCGCTGAGACAGCCACAGTTATTTATCATTTCATCAAATGTCTTATACATCGATATTCCTCCCGCCGGTCTAAAGAATTTTCTCATAAATATGAGACATTATTAAAATACGGGAACGACAAATCCGCCTAATATTCAGCATACTCAACTAGGTAAATTATACTATAATGAGGGCGATAGATTTATATATGGGA
Coding sequences within it:
- a CDS encoding DUF308 domain-containing protein produces the protein MLFSEKMTKEYLLKNKTRFYWTGALMLLTGFIALWMPLVASFAIEMLVGWILVIAGCAQAYGAYKAFKDKTGGWWEVFSSLCAFVAGFLFITKLLAGVLTLSILLSAYFLVDGVTKIIQYWNIRHIDGAVWTLVSGILALVLAWLMWQNMVTGIAMIGVVLGVDFIFGGMSLIFLGRGCLQAAEKQE
- a CDS encoding phosphate acyltransferase, with the protein product MYKTFDEMINNCGCLSGSSLVAAAADRETIEAVKLAFDKGLGHAIFTGDERVIAPLVEEFGIADKSETVHAGDPVEAAKKAVALVREGSGDALMKGLVNTSDFMRAVLDREQGLRAGHLLSHLAVMEIPGEHHLSFCTDTAFIVAPTLDQKKHILRNALRAIHALGYEHVNVACIAANERVDPHIPSTVEAAALVAAWREGEFDELPCTCTVEGPMVIDVVASKEAAEHKGINSVIAGKVDLTLAPNLECGNVHCKTLVHYCKAKFAGVVLGAMVPIVLVSRTDDPETKFYGIALSCLVSGGR
- a CDS encoding TlpA disulfide reductase family protein, coding for MYKKFLLLFLALTVASVFATSAFALGNGSQVENFTLKDLSGKNVSLNQFKGKVVVLNFWASWCPPCRNEMPEFNEMSKEFKKSGDAVLLAVNMTDGRRETKSKVENFIKETGYTMTVLLDSDQELAEYFGIRYIPSTFVINREGKLTGQIQGGTTKAAVMKLVEEAKK
- the buk gene encoding butyrate kinase, translated to MKILAVNPGSTSTKIAVFEEERPLFEKNIALTDAKRSAFTAVLDQLDMRCALTSRALSEAGFEEDSFDAVVGRGGLLAPMPSGTYLVNAVMKDYLREAPRGDHASNLGAFIAERFSKLSNCPAYIVDPVSVDELSDIARVSGAPEIARGSLVHALNQKAMGCRAAASLRKRYEECRFVIAHLGTGVTMGAHDRGRIVDVIGAKADGPFSAERAGGLPVDAVVELCFSGMYTRDELRRKLLSGWGIVSYLGTRDIREVFKMAEDDARARLILDAYVYQIAKGIGELAAALDGEIDAVILTGGMAHSDALMELVGRKVKFLGDIIVLPGENELESLAAGALRVLRGEERAKLYPTGEYA
- a CDS encoding aspartate/glutamate racemase family protein, with product MPFYKIKSKSRSWDGEPVGILILDAAYPCVPGNVGNATTFPFPVRYHEVRGASIDRLLNQRDPALLAPFIEGAQKLEAEGVRAVTGACGFMALFQQEIADAVDIPVFMSSMLQVPFIVRTLKRGKKVGIISANASVMTEQHLRNVGITTDMPVVLYGMEGKDEFRSSVLEEKGTMDTDIIEREILEVCDKMLAENPEVAAIQLECSDLPPFAAAVHRHTGLPVFDFITMIRHFESALNPTEYRGAQYRM